One Littorina saxatilis isolate snail1 linkage group LG12, US_GU_Lsax_2.0, whole genome shotgun sequence genomic region harbors:
- the LOC138981534 gene encoding fucolectin-like: MTYTDVAKRFGVTRQSVALWRRRYQQNNALSNVALNKPATQSTAHGSERAVDGNKATHINYCTHTADTDSNPYRWWRVDLEGLFEVHAVVITNRGDCCGFRLANFDILVSSHLTDPSQSWPDTSALCLHRGPQIADGATERLDCSQPIAGRYVTLLISPASEPLHFCELEVLGVPALLGELPSCLQTHSFSFNELRSPPQT, encoded by the exons ATGACTTATACTGATGTTGCTAAGAGATTCGGAGTGACCAGGCAATCAGTTGCCTTGTGGCGAAGAAGGTACCagcaaaacaacg CTTTGAGCAACGTAGCACTAAACAAGCCAGCGACACAGAGCACGGCCCACGGAAGCGAGCGTGCTGTGGACGGCAACAAAGCAACTCACATCAACTACTGCACCCATACGGCTGACACAGATTCGAACCCTTACCGCTGGTGGCGCGTGGACCTAGAAGGACTGTTTGAAGTTCACGCTGTGGTCATCACCAACCGCGGGGACTGCTGTG GTTTCCGTCTGGCCAACTTTGACATCCTCGTGTCCAGTCACCTGACCGACCCCTCCCAGAGCTGGCCAGACACCAGCGCCCTCTGTCTCCATCGTGGTCCTCAGATTGCGGATGGCGCCACCGAGCGTCTAGATTGCTCTCAGCCAATCGCTGGCCGCTACGTCACGCTGTTGATATCGCCAGCCTCAGAACCTCTCCACTTCTGTGAATTGGAAGTGCTTGGCGTGCCGGCACTTTTAGGTGAGTTGCCATCTTGTCTACAGACACATTCCTTTTCGTTTAATGAACTCCGCTCACCGCCTCAGACCTAG